In Cryptococcus neoformans var. neoformans B-3501A chromosome 11, whole genome shotgun sequence, the genomic window CCAACCTTTCGCCAAGAATGGCAAGCTTGGAAGGGCCAATATCGTCAGGGATCGAAACACGAGGGTCAGCAAGGGTTTGGCGTTCGTCAGTTTCGAGAGCAAGAGAGATGCAGAGGCGGCTATGGCTCACTTGAATGGCCGCGGTAAGTACAGGTTTTCCCATCAGCTAATTGCTTGTGCCGGTAAAACTGATTATACATTACCCAGGTTACGATTCATTGATCTTGGAGGTCGCCTGGTCACAGCCTCGAGGAGAACGAACGTAGTTGTAGTATATAGGAGTGTGTTGATGCGGCTTAAAAGCGGCGAGCGGTGTTATGCCGCCTTGTATATGCAGCCCGATACCCATACGAAAATACTGTCATCGTTTATTGAATCAataaagaaggaagagcatgGACATGCGGCCTGAAAGGCGAGTTCAGGCGATGACTAATGCTGTTTATGACTGGATGAACCGGCGTGTTCTGAGAGACTACTGCCATGCTGGCTGGGAGTGATATTGGTTGGAGGCCCCAGGTTCACGCGTTCTGGCGTAGTGGATAATAGGACTAAAGACGGTGGGAGGCAATCTCGTTCCGACCGTTACCTTACGTAACAAATGAAACAAGTGGCCAGAAGACGAATGAAGTTCAGAGAATCGTTTACGGCGGTCGACAGCAAATCAACAGGTTCACTTCCAATAGTCTTTACAACAACTAGCTAGGCTTTGTTGACCTTTACAAAGCATTGGAAAGCAATATGTTCAAGAAGTACGTCCAGACGTCGCGCAGCCCATCTTTATAAACTAACACTTGTTTTGTATCAGATTTAACCCCAAGGAAGAtgtctcttcctctacttCCCTCAAGTCTTCTGTCCAGCGTAATATTAGATCATCCATTCTCTCACAAATAACATACTTGTCTCTCCCAGCTTGGAAGGATCAGTCTGCCGCTACAGAGGCTTCCATAGAACACGCCGAGCCTGCGgctgaggaaaaggagaaagaggaacCAACTTCTGGGAAGGGCAAAGGTGGGAAGAAAGGCggcaagggaaagggggggaagggaaaaggaaaggataaggaagaaaaggaggaaaaggaagatgacggTGAGGGTGCGGGTGTCGAGAGTGTGCTTGACGAGTTTTGgccgaagaaggaagctcTAGGATTGACTAAATGGTGAGTTGTTACAAAAGGCATGTTGCCCTTCAGCCGAAAGATACTGATACATATGCTCTAGCCACGATCGAATATCAATCTTCACCATCCACTCAGtgcccatcttcttccagcacTTCGATGGCCCTTTTATCCCGACTTTAAAGCTTTTACATAAGTGTATGTCTCTTCCCATCACCTCCATAAATTTACTGACGAACACTGCTTTCGAAAGATCCTGACATGCTTCCTCGTGTTCAAATCGATCGAGGGGCGATCAAGTTTCTTCTAGCTGTACGTCTGTAATGAAGCGCGTGTTTGTGATCGCAACTAATGTGAACTTAATTGCAGGGTGCGAACATGATGGCCCCTGGTCTCTTGTCTGCGGGGGGTAAACTGCCTGACGGTCTGGGAAAGGATACTATTGTCGCCATCCAAGCTGAAGGTAAGCAGCACGCATGTGGTATTGGTAAGCTTGTGGCGTCAAGTGCCGATATCAAGAAGGCTGGTAAGGGCGTAGCTGTTGAGACCATTTGCTGGATTGGGTGAGTTCACGGCGTTCTTATAAAGGCTCCCAGTATCTGATCGAACAATAGCGATGATCTCTGGAAAGTAGATACCATCGGCCTCTAGATGATCAGTGGAATGGTCACATGGATTCTGCTTTGCGTTCTAGTGGTCGGCCGCATGATCAAAGCGATCTCCCTTTTCGCACGATTGTGTTTCCAGTTCAGACTAGTTTAGTGTGTTGCCATTTCATGTATCTAAATTTGCCCAGACTTTTGGCTTTTACTGCACGATTATAACCACGCCATATCAGTGACCGAATCGATATTTTCGTCCTTTCCAGCAAGCCTCCAATCTACCCCCGAATCCCCCACGCTCCAAATCTCGACTCCGCCTCCGTATCTTCCGGCTACAGCGACATATTTGCCATCAGGACTAGCCCTCATTCCTCGAATATTATTACAGCCGGTCCTGATAAACTTGACATCAACTAACTTGTTCCCCTCTTCATTCAGCGTCACAATAGCCACCGCATCTCCAAGCTCGCCAGTCGCAAATTCGGCTGGAAGACGGAGTTCAAGTCGATTAGACGCATAGAGAACGTTGGGAATAGTCGGGTTGAAGATCAGTTCGGCAGCGTTtaggtggtggtgggcCGCAGCTGGGACTGACGGGGGGATGATGTTGCATTTGAAATCAGGAAGGGGCTGAATGGTCTCAAAAGTGTCCTCTAAAGGGAAGACAAGGATGTCGCTGGTGAGCTCTGTGAGACAGTACAGATATTTCCCTGGGAGCAGTTTTTTATGAACATATGCTAAAACTAGTAGACATGAACATACGCACCGTctttggagatgagacTGTGTCTAGGACCTGTTCCAGGAGGGGCTTGCAAGTACCCCTTGATGGCCAAGCcgctttctccttctcgcttTACAATCCAAATACGGTCGTTGCCCAAGTCGGAAACATAAAGAATACCATTCCTGCCTTCTACCACATGATGAGCGTGAGATGCTTCTTGACGCTTAACATTCGGTGCTGTCTGTGATTCGTATACGAACGGCAGAGTGAGGAGTGGGGATTCTGATGTTTCTGACAGGGCGCCAGAAGCagtgatggggaagaagatgatagaGCCGCCGATAAAGTTGGACACGACTATACCAGAGCCGTCTTTCATGACATGGACTAGATGCCCGCGTTTATTAGCTGGCTTGTCATACAATGGGTCTTCTGCGACATACTATGGACGCCTCCGCCATGGGAGAGTCTCTCGGCCGTGATTTCAATCTGATCGTCTGCAAGTTTGAGACTCACAGCCGATCCCTTGTTAGCATCTGACAGCCAATATAAGTTCCTCTCTGTGCCTTGCGATGACACAGAGGTGGGATCGGCGAGCTCAAGCCGGGTGCCGTTCTGGGGTGCGGGAGAGAACTCGG contains:
- a CDS encoding hypothetical protein (Match to EST gb|CF192559.1|CF192559; HMMPfam hit to PUA, PUA domain, score: 54.5, E(): 2.9e-13) encodes the protein MFKKFNPKEDVSSSTSLKSSVQRNIRSSILSQITYLSLPAWKDQSAATEASIEHAEPAAEEKEKEEPTSGKGKGGKKGGKGKGGKGKGKDKEEKEEKEDDGEGAGVESVLDEFWPKKEALGLTKCHDRISIFTIHSVPIFFQHFDGPFIPTLKLLHKYPDMLPRVQIDRGAIKFLLAGANMMAPGLLSAGGKLPDGLGKDTIVAIQAEGKQHACGIGKLVASSADIKKAGKGVAVETICWIGDDLWKVDTIGL